The following proteins come from a genomic window of Pirellula staleyi DSM 6068:
- a CDS encoding thioesterase family protein yields the protein MTLFHEIEFRVRYQETDGQGRVHHANYPSWFETGRVELLRSIGYSYRELEDAGLLLVVAEMNVKYYWPAVFDDIIRLRTTAMRAKGARIEHKYEVFCGEKLLAEGSSTVACVDRQGRVTRLPKWLQGDATPKSSTEA from the coding sequence ATGACACTCTTTCATGAGATCGAATTTCGCGTCCGCTATCAGGAAACTGATGGCCAAGGACGGGTGCACCACGCCAACTACCCCAGCTGGTTCGAAACAGGCCGAGTCGAGCTGCTCCGTTCGATCGGCTACAGCTACCGCGAACTGGAAGATGCTGGGCTCCTCCTGGTAGTCGCTGAGATGAACGTAAAGTATTACTGGCCAGCGGTTTTCGACGATATCATCCGTCTTCGAACGACAGCAATGCGGGCCAAAGGTGCCCGGATCGAGCACAAGTACGAAGTCTTTTGTGGTGAGAAACTCCTGGCCGAAGGGAGTTCGACCGTCGCCTGCGTCGATCGCCAAGGGCGTGTCACCCGCCTTCCCAAGTGGCTTCAAGGGGACGCTACTCCAAAGTCCAGCACAGAGGCTTAA
- a CDS encoding DNA translocase FtsK — protein MAEPRNLKLDLLALALLAVVLFLVVAIATYDPQDPIEKLSFPLSLIHHHDPLVFPQRDEVHNACGNWGALAADMLFSWLGLGTYYALFSLAVLDMLLLGRRAIDLVWLRTCGWLLSLAGLCTLLTLAIDAPGAGPAIGPGGYLGALGRLATEKHFATIGGMILATTTIISGLLLSTDYALIKACLFALNYAFFALGKLREQWPRSIAPTKTDLEDPALPAEVPTGELGIKVRGKQVLKPAPAPVVEEDEFEESEEESPATIAMQPAAKAAAASAPAVKKSAEDESSLRVKNPNDRKRDAAATQRDQLLAKLNETNIPGDPEDYQLPSIELLLPSEDIDFDSQATEVRRKAKILEKTFADFGFTVKVVEIETGPVIAQYEVELEAGLRLSKITSLADDLAIALRVPSVRIVAPIPGKNTVGIEVPNEQRQTVRLREVIEESAAKIKKMRIPLFLGKDVSGNPLVADLSALPHLLIAGRTGTGKSVCLNAIISSILMTRRPDEVRMLMIDPKMVELSGYARLPHLMHPVVTDMRKAEAILAWAVEKMEERYALLARAGVRHISSYNQLGEEELMDRLEPENDDERNSIPRQLPFIVIVADEMADLMMTSGKEVEQHIIRLAQKSRAVGIHLILATQKPTVDVITGLIKSNLPARIAFQVASRTDSRVVLDEMGADKLLGNGDMLFLWPGTSTLLRGQGTYLSDEEINQVVDFVSTGEQNFVGELVNMKVATPAGDGKAGPLKERDELYTSAIEVVIREGRGSVSLLQRALGIGYGRAARLIDFMAEDGIVGQYAGSQAREVMLTMDQWEQMQAGEAEAAPPPKPAKSAPAKRSNRITPEPWPEEEAEEASAELDSEEDAEQEDEESSGDGEDYEAATA, from the coding sequence ATGGCTGAACCGCGCAACCTGAAACTCGATCTCCTGGCGCTCGCGCTCTTGGCGGTCGTTTTGTTTCTTGTGGTTGCCATTGCCACCTACGATCCTCAAGATCCGATCGAGAAACTCAGCTTCCCGCTGAGCCTGATTCATCACCACGACCCGCTCGTCTTTCCTCAGCGTGATGAAGTTCACAATGCGTGCGGCAACTGGGGAGCCTTGGCCGCTGACATGCTTTTCAGCTGGCTGGGACTCGGCACCTACTACGCACTCTTCTCGCTTGCCGTGCTCGATATGCTGCTGCTCGGTCGCCGCGCGATCGACCTCGTTTGGCTACGGACCTGCGGATGGCTCCTCTCACTCGCAGGGCTCTGCACACTGCTGACGCTCGCCATCGATGCGCCCGGCGCTGGCCCCGCGATCGGCCCCGGTGGATACCTCGGTGCCCTTGGTCGCTTGGCCACCGAGAAGCATTTCGCCACGATCGGCGGGATGATTCTCGCCACCACCACCATCATCAGTGGGCTCCTTCTTTCGACCGACTACGCCTTGATCAAAGCGTGCCTGTTCGCCTTGAACTACGCGTTTTTTGCCTTGGGGAAACTGCGCGAGCAATGGCCCCGCTCGATCGCTCCCACAAAGACCGACCTCGAAGATCCAGCCCTGCCAGCGGAGGTTCCGACTGGCGAACTCGGCATCAAGGTGCGTGGTAAGCAAGTGCTGAAACCAGCCCCCGCGCCGGTGGTCGAAGAAGATGAATTTGAAGAGAGCGAAGAAGAATCACCAGCAACTATCGCCATGCAACCAGCAGCGAAAGCTGCCGCAGCCAGCGCGCCGGCTGTCAAGAAGTCGGCCGAGGACGAGTCGTCGCTGCGCGTGAAGAACCCCAACGATCGCAAACGCGACGCCGCCGCGACGCAGCGCGATCAGTTGCTTGCCAAGCTGAACGAAACGAACATCCCGGGCGATCCCGAGGACTATCAGCTCCCTTCGATCGAGCTTCTCTTGCCAAGCGAAGATATCGACTTCGATTCGCAAGCGACTGAAGTACGTCGCAAGGCCAAGATTCTTGAGAAGACATTCGCCGATTTCGGTTTCACCGTGAAGGTGGTCGAGATCGAAACGGGACCCGTGATCGCGCAGTATGAAGTCGAACTGGAAGCCGGTTTGCGGCTCTCGAAAATCACGAGCCTTGCCGACGATTTGGCAATCGCACTGCGTGTGCCGAGCGTTCGTATTGTCGCACCGATTCCCGGTAAGAACACCGTCGGTATTGAAGTTCCGAACGAACAGCGACAAACGGTGCGTCTGCGTGAAGTGATCGAAGAATCGGCTGCCAAAATCAAGAAGATGCGGATTCCGCTCTTCCTCGGCAAAGACGTTTCGGGCAATCCGCTGGTGGCCGATTTGTCGGCTCTGCCGCACCTTTTGATTGCTGGTCGAACCGGTACCGGTAAGAGCGTTTGCCTTAACGCCATTATCTCGTCGATCTTGATGACGCGCCGTCCCGACGAAGTCCGGATGCTGATGATCGATCCCAAAATGGTCGAACTTTCGGGCTACGCTCGGCTGCCGCACTTGATGCATCCGGTGGTGACCGACATGCGCAAAGCCGAGGCGATTCTGGCCTGGGCGGTCGAGAAAATGGAAGAGCGATATGCCCTGCTGGCCCGCGCAGGGGTGCGGCACATCAGCAGCTATAACCAACTCGGTGAAGAAGAGTTGATGGATCGGCTGGAGCCTGAAAACGACGACGAACGCAACAGCATTCCACGTCAATTGCCGTTCATCGTGATCGTTGCCGACGAAATGGCCGACCTGATGATGACCTCCGGTAAAGAGGTCGAGCAGCATATCATTCGTCTCGCACAAAAGTCGCGAGCGGTCGGTATTCACTTGATTCTCGCGACGCAAAAACCAACGGTCGATGTGATCACCGGTCTGATCAAATCGAACTTGCCCGCCCGTATTGCGTTCCAAGTGGCGAGCCGCACCGACAGCCGCGTGGTGCTCGACGAAATGGGTGCCGACAAACTGCTCGGTAACGGCGACATGCTCTTCCTCTGGCCAGGCACCAGTACGCTGCTCCGCGGCCAAGGTACCTACCTGAGCGACGAAGAGATCAACCAAGTGGTCGATTTCGTGAGCACCGGCGAGCAGAACTTCGTCGGCGAACTGGTGAACATGAAGGTGGCAACACCTGCTGGCGATGGGAAAGCAGGACCGCTGAAGGAGCGCGACGAACTTTACACCTCAGCGATCGAAGTGGTGATTCGCGAAGGGCGCGGAAGTGTTTCGCTCCTGCAACGTGCCCTAGGGATCGGCTATGGCCGAGCCGCGCGACTGATCGACTTCATGGCCGAGGATGGAATTGTCGGTCAGTACGCCGGCTCACAAGCTCGCGAAGTGATGCTCACGATGGACCAGTGGGAACAGATGCAGGCTGGCGAAGCAGAAGCTGCTCCTCCCCCCAAACCAGCCAAGAGCGCTCCGGCTAAACGAAGCAATCGCATCACCCCCGAACCTTGGCCCGAAGAAGAAGCAGAAGAAGCGTCGGCTGAACTCGACTCCGAAGAGGATGCCGAGCAAGAGGACGAAGAATCGTCCGGCGACGGCGAAGACTACGAAGCCGCGACAGCTTAG
- the truB gene encoding tRNA pseudouridine(55) synthase TruB: protein MDGILIVNKPAGPTSRDVVNRVQRCVKPAKVGHAGTLDPLATGVLVIGIGAGTRLVEYVQQMPKTYVGQFRLGISSDTEDITGCCITHDESPVVSRDDLRRVLPRFLGKISQKPPAYSALKVEGERAYDLARRGETVELAPREIVIRRLELTRFDYPDFELVIDCESGTYVRSLGRDIASALETHAVMTDLIRTSIGSFSLERAITMDSISRETITEHLLPLLAATEQLPQVLLTEESVRSLQQGKRIAAPPVDLCLDTTQTVEVAAIDSRDRLVAICELTHRDDGSALLKPHKVMPLGGD from the coding sequence ATGGACGGAATTCTGATCGTCAACAAACCTGCGGGGCCAACTTCGCGCGATGTGGTGAATCGCGTGCAGCGCTGCGTGAAGCCCGCCAAGGTTGGACATGCCGGTACGCTCGATCCTTTGGCAACCGGGGTCCTCGTGATCGGCATCGGCGCAGGGACACGGCTCGTCGAATACGTACAGCAGATGCCCAAAACCTACGTCGGGCAATTTCGGCTCGGGATCTCCAGCGACACCGAAGACATCACAGGCTGCTGCATCACCCACGACGAAAGCCCAGTAGTTTCGCGCGATGATCTGCGCCGTGTCCTACCGAGATTTCTTGGGAAAATCAGTCAAAAACCGCCCGCCTACTCGGCGCTAAAAGTCGAAGGGGAGCGTGCTTATGACCTCGCTCGCCGGGGCGAAACCGTCGAGCTCGCACCTCGCGAGATTGTGATTCGTCGACTCGAACTCACGCGGTTTGACTATCCCGATTTCGAACTCGTGATCGATTGTGAAAGTGGAACTTACGTCCGCTCTCTCGGGCGCGATATCGCCAGTGCGCTCGAAACGCATGCCGTCATGACCGATCTGATCCGCACGTCAATCGGCAGCTTTTCACTCGAGCGCGCCATCACCATGGACTCAATCTCGCGCGAGACAATCACCGAGCATCTTCTCCCACTCCTTGCCGCCACCGAGCAGCTGCCACAAGTGCTGCTGACGGAAGAATCGGTGCGATCGCTACAGCAAGGAAAACGGATCGCTGCTCCGCCAGTCGATCTTTGTCTCGACACCACTCAAACCGTCGAGGTGGCGGCGATCGACAGCCGCGATCGGCTGGTGGCGATCTGCGAACTGACCCATCGCGACGACGGATCAGCCCTCCTCAAGCCTCACAAAGTGATGCCCCTGGGGGGCGACTAA
- a CDS encoding MmgE/PrpD family protein: protein MNQYLLLPRDSNQALGIGKYAIDFLAGAFGEVDPEPLKRTEQFFVDSIGCAIAALGIKANAPLVLRQEAMYYPMQPPLGVPVLGSQSTVAAEKAVLADSSAARELDSNGTNFGYNPRTGSCRGEFGHNDFYPVCVAGAMQKGLDGAKLLRAMLCLDEIRGRLAEVFGLKDYKIDHVLHGGIASAAVYGALVGATAEQIESAIGQLVAHHVPFRAIRHGHQLSDSKGASAAITAEMAVTAVRRAMRGFIGPADIFRNPQAIFCLFEKPQQPGESPFDLPLSTTGNDFAIMGMHFKLGLYEHQSAGAIHGLIQLLAAHPALMDDPAAISNIRITIYEPAWSIIGDPHKRNPQTRQSADHSMVYIISTILRKACETKAASWSDLMLLPADYADDVLNHPVTRSLMERIEFVHGGPEYDSKYPDGIPTTIEITHDVLGNFSSGMVLYPDGHARGDAAQLSKILDEKFRRLASLGVANVDALLTRVSNLGSKSADQIRSLYDFELLT from the coding sequence ATGAACCAGTATCTCCTCCTACCGCGCGACTCCAATCAGGCCCTCGGCATCGGAAAGTATGCCATCGATTTCCTTGCCGGAGCGTTCGGGGAAGTCGATCCCGAGCCACTCAAGCGCACCGAACAATTTTTCGTCGATAGCATCGGCTGTGCCATTGCCGCTTTGGGAATCAAAGCCAATGCCCCCTTAGTGCTGCGACAAGAGGCGATGTACTACCCGATGCAGCCCCCCTTGGGGGTTCCTGTGCTCGGATCACAGTCCACCGTTGCTGCCGAAAAAGCGGTGCTGGCCGACAGTTCGGCGGCTCGCGAACTCGATTCCAACGGCACAAATTTTGGCTACAACCCCCGTACGGGAAGCTGTCGAGGCGAGTTCGGTCACAACGACTTCTATCCCGTCTGTGTGGCCGGCGCGATGCAAAAAGGTCTCGACGGTGCCAAGCTACTGCGCGCGATGCTCTGCCTCGACGAAATTCGGGGACGCTTGGCCGAAGTGTTTGGCCTGAAGGACTACAAGATCGATCACGTGCTGCATGGAGGCATCGCTTCGGCAGCCGTCTATGGAGCGCTCGTCGGCGCGACAGCGGAGCAAATCGAATCGGCGATCGGACAACTCGTGGCGCACCACGTTCCGTTCCGCGCCATTCGCCACGGACATCAGCTGAGCGATTCCAAAGGAGCTTCGGCAGCAATCACCGCCGAAATGGCAGTCACCGCTGTCCGTCGCGCCATGCGTGGCTTTATCGGGCCAGCCGATATCTTTCGCAATCCGCAGGCGATCTTCTGCCTGTTCGAAAAGCCTCAACAGCCTGGCGAAAGTCCGTTCGACCTACCACTGTCGACCACTGGCAACGACTTCGCCATCATGGGGATGCACTTCAAGCTCGGACTCTACGAACACCAATCGGCCGGCGCGATTCACGGCCTGATTCAGTTGCTCGCCGCTCATCCCGCGCTGATGGACGATCCTGCGGCCATCAGCAACATTCGGATCACGATCTACGAGCCTGCCTGGAGCATCATTGGCGATCCGCACAAACGGAATCCGCAAACGCGCCAAAGTGCGGACCATTCGATGGTTTACATCATCAGCACGATCCTGCGGAAGGCTTGCGAAACGAAAGCAGCCAGTTGGAGCGATCTCATGCTCCTGCCTGCCGACTACGCCGACGATGTGCTCAATCACCCAGTCACGCGGAGCTTGATGGAGCGCATCGAGTTTGTGCATGGCGGACCCGAGTACGACTCGAAATATCCCGACGGAATTCCGACAACAATCGAAATCACTCATGACGTGCTCGGGAATTTCAGCAGCGGCATGGTTCTCTATCCCGACGGTCATGCGCGCGGAGATGCTGCCCAGCTGAGTAAAATCCTCGACGAAAAATTCCGGCGCCTGGCATCCCTCGGCGTAGCCAATGTCGATGCCCTGCTGACGCGAGTCAGCAACCTTGGTTCGAAATCAGCCGACCAAATCCGCTCGCTCTACGATTTCGAACTCCTGACATAA
- the hemB gene encoding porphobilinogen synthase — protein MKSEDSKPASGFPITRMRRLRYHPAVRSLVRETKLTPSQMILPLFARPGKGLRQPISSMPPHCQLSVDLIAEEAREAAKLGLGGILLFGIPSEKDGCGSDSYSDNGIVQQAIRAAKEAAPDLLVVTDVCFCEYTSHGHCGIVDDHTGRMDVNNDATLEIIAKQVVSHAQAGADMVAPSGMMDGMIGTIRSALDGAGFHHLPIMSYAAKYASSYYGPFREAAESTPQFGDRRAYQMDPAVAAEQALRECELDLAEGADMLMVKPALAYLDIIRAVHEKFPGVPLAAYNVSGEYSMVKAAAEKGWIDERGVALETLTAIARAGAKIIITYWAKDVAKWLA, from the coding sequence ATGAAGAGCGAAGATTCCAAACCGGCGTCGGGGTTTCCCATCACTCGCATGCGTCGACTGCGGTACCATCCCGCAGTTCGGTCACTCGTGCGCGAGACCAAACTGACACCAAGTCAAATGATCCTGCCTCTTTTTGCCCGTCCGGGGAAGGGGTTGCGACAACCAATTTCGTCGATGCCGCCCCATTGTCAGCTGAGTGTCGACTTGATTGCCGAGGAAGCGCGCGAGGCGGCAAAGCTGGGGCTCGGCGGGATTCTGCTGTTCGGCATTCCATCGGAAAAAGATGGATGCGGCAGCGATTCCTATAGCGACAATGGGATTGTTCAGCAGGCGATTCGGGCTGCTAAAGAGGCTGCCCCCGATCTGCTGGTGGTCACCGACGTTTGCTTCTGCGAGTACACCAGTCATGGCCACTGCGGCATCGTCGACGACCATACCGGCCGGATGGATGTGAATAACGATGCGACCCTCGAGATTATTGCCAAACAAGTGGTGAGTCATGCTCAGGCCGGGGCCGATATGGTGGCACCGAGCGGGATGATGGATGGGATGATTGGCACCATTCGCTCGGCACTGGATGGAGCAGGTTTTCATCACCTGCCGATCATGAGTTATGCCGCGAAGTATGCCAGCAGCTATTACGGACCGTTTCGCGAAGCTGCCGAGAGCACCCCGCAGTTTGGCGATCGCCGCGCCTATCAAATGGACCCCGCCGTGGCAGCCGAGCAAGCGCTGCGTGAGTGCGAACTCGATCTAGCCGAGGGGGCCGACATGCTGATGGTCAAACCGGCGCTCGCTTACCTCGATATCATTCGTGCGGTGCACGAAAAATTTCCGGGCGTGCCACTAGCGGCCTATAACGTCTCGGGCGAATACAGCATGGTGAAAGCGGCGGCCGAAAAGGGTTGGATCGACGAGCGCGGCGTCGCGCTTGAGACTCTCACGGCCATTGCTCGTGCCGGCGCTAAGATCATCATCACTTACTGGGCCAAAGATGTGGCCAAGTGGCTCGCTTAA
- the hemL gene encoding glutamate-1-semialdehyde 2,1-aminomutase, producing the protein MSSTASGNARMNREKSQQIFAKAKQLMPGGVNSPARAFGGVGGDPIVFDRAEGAYLYDVDGNKYIDYIGSWGPMILGHRHPRVVDAVKRAADRAFSFGAPSVGENILAQLIIDLVPSIEMVRLVNSGTEATMSAIRVARGFTGRAGIVKFAGNYHGHVDSLLVAAGSAAATLGVPNSPGVTPGTTQDTHIGRYNDVPHLEQLFAQHGSEIAAVIFEPVVGNMGCVIPSPEFLRSLREITRKHGALLICDEVMTGFRVSIGGAQQLYGIEPDLTTLGKIVGGGMPIGAYGGRADVMKHVLPAGKVFQAGTLSGNPIATAAGIATLEQLRETPPYEYLEKISAQLEAGLAREATQANIPHVITRVGSMLTLFFSSVRPQDWETASQSNTARYASYFWGLADRGIYMPCSQYEALFISAAHTPEDIEATIRSAAEVFKTLA; encoded by the coding sequence ATGTCCTCCACCGCTTCTGGCAACGCTCGCATGAACCGTGAAAAAAGTCAGCAGATCTTCGCAAAAGCTAAGCAGTTAATGCCGGGCGGAGTGAATAGTCCCGCGCGGGCATTTGGTGGTGTCGGTGGCGATCCGATTGTGTTCGATCGTGCGGAAGGGGCGTATCTTTACGACGTCGATGGGAACAAGTACATCGACTACATCGGTTCTTGGGGGCCAATGATTTTGGGGCACCGTCATCCACGTGTGGTGGACGCGGTGAAGCGAGCGGCTGATCGGGCATTCAGTTTTGGCGCCCCTTCGGTGGGTGAGAATATCCTGGCGCAGCTGATTATCGACCTGGTCCCGTCGATTGAAATGGTTCGTCTCGTGAACTCTGGTACCGAAGCCACCATGTCGGCCATACGTGTCGCGCGGGGCTTCACTGGACGCGCAGGGATTGTGAAATTCGCCGGCAATTATCATGGCCACGTCGATAGTTTGCTCGTCGCAGCAGGATCAGCCGCGGCAACGCTGGGGGTGCCAAACTCACCAGGTGTGACTCCCGGAACGACGCAGGACACGCACATCGGACGCTACAACGATGTGCCCCATCTCGAGCAACTCTTTGCCCAGCATGGCAGCGAAATTGCCGCTGTGATTTTCGAGCCGGTGGTTGGCAATATGGGATGTGTGATTCCATCGCCCGAGTTTTTGAGGTCGCTGCGAGAGATCACGCGAAAGCACGGCGCTCTGCTGATTTGCGACGAAGTGATGACCGGCTTTCGGGTGTCGATCGGAGGAGCCCAGCAACTCTATGGGATCGAGCCCGATCTGACGACGCTCGGAAAAATTGTTGGCGGCGGGATGCCAATCGGTGCTTACGGCGGTCGCGCCGATGTGATGAAGCATGTGCTTCCCGCTGGCAAGGTGTTTCAGGCGGGCACTTTGAGTGGAAACCCAATTGCCACAGCCGCTGGCATTGCGACGCTTGAGCAGCTTCGCGAAACGCCACCTTACGAGTATCTCGAGAAAATCAGCGCGCAGCTCGAGGCGGGGCTCGCGCGTGAGGCAACGCAGGCCAACATTCCCCACGTCATCACGCGCGTTGGAAGCATGCTGACGTTGTTTTTCAGCAGCGTGCGTCCCCAAGATTGGGAGACTGCGAGCCAAAGCAATACGGCTCGTTATGCCAGCTACTTTTGGGGCTTGGCAGATCGTGGCATTTATATGCCATGCAGCCAGTACGAAGCCCTGTTCATCTCAGCGGCGCATACGCCGGAAGATATCGAGGCCACGATTCGTTCCGCAGCCGAGGTCTTCAAGACACTGGCTTAA
- the guaA gene encoding glutamine-hydrolyzing GMP synthase, which produces MADGSGLRSIADQRVLVLDFGSQYAQLIARRVRENNVYCEIVRHDITVEQIAHHAPRGLILSGGPSSVYEPGAPRCDARLFNMGIPVLGICYGMQLACDTLGGKVDSAPAREYGRSQCIVTEHADLFAGVPDKIDVWMSHGDQVSRVSDDFVPLAKTGTCPIAAVKHKTLPVYAMQFHPEVTHTPLGGTILHNFLTAICGCSGTWRLGDFAKEAILKMRAQIGDARVICGLSGGVDSAVTAALLYRAIGPKLSCILVDNGLLRKDEQAGVIAEFTNHFKTDLHVVEGEKRFLEALAGVTEPQAKRKKIGYEFIECFKDEAKKIEDARFLAQGTLYPDVIESGAAPDGPAATIKLHHNVGGLPAELGFELVEPLRDLFKDEVRKLGLELGLPEDLVWRHPFPGPGLAVRCLGEVTKPRLDVLREADAIMIAEIKAAGLYRSTSQAFAVLLPVQSVGVMGDARTYENVVALRCVNTDDFMTADWSHLPYDVLARISTRIINEVKGVNRVCYDISSKPPATIEWE; this is translated from the coding sequence ATGGCAGATGGTTCAGGCCTTCGCTCGATTGCCGACCAGCGGGTGCTGGTACTTGATTTTGGCTCGCAATACGCCCAGCTGATTGCCCGCCGCGTGCGGGAAAACAACGTCTACTGCGAGATCGTGCGGCACGATATCACCGTCGAGCAGATTGCTCATCACGCCCCGCGTGGGCTGATTCTTTCCGGTGGACCTTCGAGTGTCTACGAACCGGGAGCACCGCGCTGCGATGCTCGCCTCTTCAACATGGGGATTCCAGTCCTAGGCATTTGCTACGGTATGCAGCTCGCCTGCGACACGCTGGGCGGCAAGGTCGATAGTGCCCCTGCCCGCGAGTATGGCCGCAGCCAATGCATCGTCACCGAGCATGCCGATCTGTTTGCGGGTGTCCCCGACAAGATTGATGTTTGGATGAGCCACGGCGATCAGGTGTCGCGCGTGTCGGACGACTTCGTTCCACTCGCCAAAACCGGCACTTGTCCCATCGCTGCAGTGAAGCATAAGACCCTGCCGGTCTACGCCATGCAGTTTCACCCCGAAGTGACCCACACTCCCCTCGGCGGAACAATCCTCCACAACTTCCTCACCGCTATCTGCGGTTGTAGCGGAACGTGGCGACTGGGCGACTTTGCCAAAGAAGCGATCCTCAAGATGCGTGCCCAAATCGGTGATGCACGGGTCATCTGCGGCCTCTCGGGTGGTGTCGATTCGGCTGTCACCGCGGCTCTGCTTTATCGCGCGATTGGCCCCAAACTATCGTGCATCCTGGTCGATAACGGCCTGCTCCGCAAAGATGAACAAGCGGGTGTGATTGCCGAGTTCACGAACCACTTCAAAACCGATTTACACGTCGTGGAAGGGGAAAAACGGTTCCTTGAAGCACTCGCCGGTGTAACGGAACCACAAGCCAAACGGAAAAAAATTGGCTACGAGTTTATTGAGTGCTTCAAAGATGAAGCCAAAAAGATCGAGGATGCTCGGTTCCTGGCTCAAGGAACCCTCTATCCCGACGTGATCGAAAGCGGCGCCGCGCCCGATGGTCCTGCAGCCACGATCAAATTGCATCACAACGTCGGCGGCTTGCCTGCAGAACTCGGCTTCGAACTGGTCGAGCCACTGCGCGACCTCTTCAAAGACGAAGTTCGCAAACTGGGTCTCGAACTCGGATTGCCCGAAGATCTCGTTTGGCGGCATCCGTTTCCCGGTCCCGGTTTGGCAGTCCGCTGCTTAGGCGAGGTCACCAAGCCCCGTCTTGATGTACTCCGTGAAGCCGACGCCATCATGATCGCCGAAATTAAAGCGGCTGGTCTCTATCGTAGCACCTCACAAGCTTTTGCTGTCCTCTTGCCGGTGCAAAGTGTCGGTGTGATGGGCGACGCTCGCACCTACGAAAATGTCGTAGCGCTTCGCTGCGTGAATACCGACGATTTCATGACCGCCGACTGGTCGCACTTGCCCTACGATGTGCTTGCTCGAATTTCGACACGCATCATCAACGAGGTGAAGGGTGTGAATCGCGTTTGCTACGACATCAGCAGCAAACCACCCGCGACGATTGAGTGGGAATAG
- the surE gene encoding 5'/3'-nucleotidase SurE: MLILLTNDDGIYAPGLAALERELVKIGDVSVVAPATEQSGVGHSITFLSPLICKEVYDGDRRRGYAVEGSPADSVKLGLFELCPRRPDLVVSGINGGLNAGINVLYSGTVAAAIEGAFFGITSIACSLEFHEHANYARAAVICRELIEQVLRQKTEKPQLYNLNIPTAAIENPKGAKIVPMGVSRYGEHYIKRVDPRGRNYYWATNDPPPQPEGYDTDLTALSEGFVTLSPLHYNLTDPPALDAMKNWKLELPGL, translated from the coding sequence GTGCTGATTCTGCTGACGAACGACGACGGTATCTACGCCCCAGGCTTGGCCGCACTGGAGCGCGAACTTGTCAAAATTGGGGATGTTTCGGTCGTAGCGCCCGCCACTGAACAGAGTGGTGTGGGGCATTCGATCACGTTCCTCAGCCCGCTAATTTGCAAGGAAGTTTACGACGGGGATCGGCGCCGAGGCTATGCCGTCGAAGGGAGCCCCGCTGATAGTGTGAAGCTCGGACTTTTTGAGCTTTGCCCACGTCGGCCCGATTTGGTGGTGAGTGGCATTAACGGTGGGCTGAATGCAGGGATCAACGTTTTGTATAGCGGTACGGTGGCGGCGGCGATTGAAGGAGCCTTCTTTGGAATCACCAGCATCGCGTGCTCGCTCGAGTTCCACGAACACGCAAATTACGCTCGCGCGGCAGTGATTTGCCGCGAGTTGATCGAGCAGGTTCTAAGACAAAAAACCGAGAAGCCGCAGCTTTATAATCTCAATATCCCGACGGCGGCGATTGAGAATCCCAAAGGGGCGAAGATTGTGCCGATGGGGGTCTCGCGCTATGGCGAACATTACATCAAGCGAGTCGATCCACGCGGACGCAATTATTACTGGGCGACCAATGATCCGCCCCCTCAGCCCGAAGGTTATGACACCGATCTGACGGCGCTCAGTGAAGGTTTCGTTACGCTGTCGCCACTGCATTACAACTTGACCGATCCACCGGCGCTCGACGCTATGAAAAACTGGAAATTAGAACTTCCTGGGCTGTAG